One Microbacterium sp. W4I20 DNA window includes the following coding sequences:
- a CDS encoding GNAT family N-acetyltransferase, translating to MAQLTRDDAIVPAAQHDAERAAAASGVIIRELSAVAEHADAIELLSTIWQRSPENPVVPPELMRALSKAGNYIGGAFSGDELVGVAIAFHADPGRHALYSHIAGISAAHAGHSVGFALKQHQRAWALSRGIGAIEWTFDPLVARNAHFNITKLGACPQEYLSDFYGPMADGVNTDDETDRLLIRWELGDPGVAFRAGGTPPPPFERMPGDLAVAIPADIERIRREDRSEAQRWRFRVREQLTGALEDGGRIVGFDRGEGYIIRPKEETS from the coding sequence ATGGCTCAATTGACGCGCGACGACGCGATCGTCCCCGCGGCGCAGCACGATGCGGAACGGGCAGCCGCGGCATCCGGGGTGATCATCCGCGAGCTGTCGGCGGTGGCCGAGCATGCCGATGCCATCGAGCTGCTCTCGACGATCTGGCAGCGTTCGCCGGAGAACCCCGTGGTGCCTCCGGAACTGATGCGCGCCCTCAGCAAGGCGGGCAACTACATCGGCGGCGCCTTCTCCGGTGACGAGCTGGTCGGGGTCGCGATCGCCTTCCACGCCGATCCCGGACGGCACGCGCTGTACAGCCACATCGCCGGGATCTCGGCCGCGCACGCCGGACACTCGGTCGGCTTCGCCCTCAAGCAGCATCAGCGCGCGTGGGCGCTGAGCCGCGGCATCGGCGCGATCGAGTGGACCTTCGACCCGCTGGTCGCGCGCAACGCGCACTTCAACATCACCAAGCTCGGCGCCTGCCCGCAGGAGTACCTCTCGGACTTCTACGGGCCGATGGCCGACGGGGTGAACACCGACGACGAGACCGATCGCCTGCTCATCCGCTGGGAGCTGGGCGACCCGGGCGTCGCGTTCCGGGCCGGCGGCACGCCGCCGCCCCCCTTCGAGCGGATGCCGGGCGATCTCGCCGTCGCGATCCCCGCCGACATCGAGCGGATCCGCCGCGAGGACCGCTCCGAGGCGCAGCGCTGGCGGTTCCGCGTGCGCGAACAGCTCACCGGCGCGCTCGAGGACGGCGGCCGCATCGTCGGGTTCGACCGCGGCGAGGGGTACATCATCCGACCGAAGGAGGAGACGTCGTGA
- a CDS encoding dipeptide/oligopeptide/nickel ABC transporter permease/ATP-binding protein, producing MRRTLAAMLRTPLGATALALLALVVLTAIIAPLLWGAQADATDTGDLLAGPSAEHLVGTDNLGRDLLLRTIVATRLSIVLALLATLVSVVAGLVLGVAPLLLGSFLGRAMTWFTGIAVAFPGLLLALFFAAIFGSTATAAVFALGLAGAPSFARLCQNLIAGIEARDFVSAARVGGIGRFKVLFRHVLPNIGEPLIVNATIGAGGALLAFAGLSFLGLGVQPPDYDWGRLMMDGLRGIYANPLAALAPGLAVVVAGLAFNLTGESAARSLGISDDVLLSSVVGPRRMRRTLAKQAAAADATPAPAGGPVLEVEDLRVDFEAAGGKIVHAVRGIDLTVAEGEIVGIVGESGSGKSMTALAVAQLVSSPGRVEASALRFLGVDLRTAGKAKLRRLLGTSMAMVFQDPMSSFNPTMRMGDQLAEVATEHAGLSRREALARATDRLAAVRISAPKRRVRQYPYEFSGGMRQRAMIGMGLMVSPKLIIADEPTTALDVTVQAQVLDLLRAIRDEEGTSILFISHDISVVAELCDRVLVMRSGEIVEELQATDLSSARHPYTRALLAAVPHMGTDLDRPLATLATVAAEEERVADPAPTTANDHDAQEVGSR from the coding sequence ATGAGGCGCACACTCGCGGCGATGCTGCGCACCCCGCTCGGAGCGACCGCGCTCGCCCTGCTCGCACTCGTGGTCCTCACCGCGATCATCGCGCCGCTCCTCTGGGGCGCGCAGGCGGATGCCACGGACACCGGCGACCTGCTCGCCGGGCCCTCCGCCGAGCACCTGGTCGGCACCGACAACCTCGGCCGCGACCTGCTGCTCCGCACGATCGTCGCCACGAGGCTGTCGATCGTGCTGGCCCTGCTGGCCACGCTCGTCTCGGTGGTCGCCGGCCTCGTGCTCGGGGTCGCGCCGCTGCTGCTCGGCAGCTTCCTCGGGCGGGCGATGACCTGGTTCACCGGCATCGCCGTGGCCTTCCCGGGCCTCCTCCTCGCCCTGTTCTTCGCCGCGATCTTCGGCAGCACCGCCACCGCGGCCGTGTTCGCCCTCGGTCTCGCCGGCGCCCCCTCGTTCGCCCGGCTGTGCCAGAACCTCATCGCCGGCATCGAGGCGCGCGACTTCGTCTCGGCCGCGCGGGTCGGCGGCATCGGACGCTTCAAGGTGCTGTTCCGTCACGTGCTCCCGAACATCGGAGAGCCGCTCATCGTGAACGCGACGATCGGCGCCGGCGGGGCACTCCTCGCGTTCGCCGGGCTCTCGTTCCTCGGCCTCGGCGTGCAGCCGCCCGACTACGACTGGGGACGTCTGATGATGGACGGCCTTCGCGGCATCTACGCGAACCCGCTCGCCGCACTCGCACCCGGTCTCGCGGTGGTCGTCGCCGGTCTCGCTTTCAACCTCACCGGCGAATCGGCGGCCCGGAGCCTCGGCATCTCGGACGACGTGCTGCTGAGCAGTGTCGTGGGTCCGCGCCGGATGCGGCGGACGCTCGCCAAGCAGGCCGCTGCCGCGGACGCGACTCCCGCACCCGCCGGGGGACCCGTGCTCGAGGTCGAGGATCTGCGCGTCGACTTCGAGGCCGCCGGAGGGAAGATCGTGCACGCGGTGCGCGGCATCGACCTCACGGTGGCCGAGGGCGAGATCGTCGGGATCGTGGGCGAGTCCGGCTCGGGCAAGTCGATGACAGCCCTCGCCGTCGCCCAGCTGGTCTCGTCGCCCGGACGGGTCGAGGCATCCGCTCTCCGCTTCCTCGGCGTCGATCTGCGCACGGCGGGCAAGGCGAAGCTCCGCCGCCTGCTCGGCACCTCGATGGCGATGGTCTTCCAGGACCCGATGTCGTCGTTCAACCCGACCATGCGCATGGGCGACCAGCTCGCCGAGGTCGCGACCGAGCACGCGGGGCTGAGTCGTCGCGAGGCGCTGGCGCGCGCCACCGACCGCCTCGCCGCGGTGCGGATCAGCGCTCCGAAGCGCCGGGTGCGGCAGTATCCGTACGAGTTCTCCGGCGGGATGCGTCAGCGAGCCATGATCGGGATGGGCCTGATGGTCTCGCCGAAGCTGATCATCGCCGACGAGCCGACGACCGCCCTCGATGTGACGGTGCAGGCGCAGGTGCTCGATCTGCTGCGTGCCATCCGCGACGAGGAGGGCACGTCGATCCTCTTCATCAGCCACGACATCTCCGTCGTCGCCGAACTCTGCGACCGGGTGCTGGTGATGCGCTCCGGCGAGATCGTCGAAGAGCTCCAGGCCACCGACCTGTCGTCGGCTCGGCATCCGTACACCCGCGCGCTGCTCGCTGCGGTGCCGCACATGGGCACCGACCTCGACCGCCCGCTGGCGACGCTCGCCACGGTCGCGGCGGAGGAGGAGCGCGTGGCCGATCCGGCCCCGACGACGGCGAACGATCACGATGCGCAGGAGGTGGGGAGCAGATGA
- a CDS encoding M20/M25/M40 family metallo-hydrolase has product MTRRMSIDDALALTVPSQPTLSPSGDRVVYVLGGTDVAADKSTSALWIAEDGDTRALTHGTADSSPVFSPDGTQIAFLRDGQLWTLPLAGGEPQQRTTLPLGAGAPVWSPDGAQIAFTAAVVPPSAPSAPTDAEETEEQRAKREQAPIVTAGIDYLADGAWFTRGVSAQLHVVSLADGRVRRLTDGVAGVGSPAWSPDGTTLTYVARPEGIDDLDFRSAVHALDPADPAARPRVLAFAEGYAGIVSFAPDGESLLVVGWTGDPDAHTGLFRVDLASGEVADLAGALDRNVMPGAPAYPGALPQVTASGDVLFAIRDRGATHLYAVPLDGGTPRHVHGGTDEVVSGLSVAGDVAAVAMSTPTSFGEILRLDLSAGDATTLTAHGAAPEGVELFVRESREFTISDGTVVQAWIVRDPSVDGPTPLLVDIHGGPHNAWNGAVDEMHVYHQQLAADGWTIVMINPRGSDGYGEEFWKGVNGAWGVDDAKDFLEPVDELVAEGTADAARLAVAGYSYGGYMSAYLTGHDDRFAAAVTGGIVADLFSMGGSSDDAHLLSLFEVGIMPWQSEGRERLAAMSPYTYVENVKTPTLVLHGEKDLRCPVHQAQQWHYALREREVPTELVIYPGGSHVFPLLGAPSHRVDYARRIVEWVERFAGSTRGARPAAIDAAHWQHRLDTLAALHGVPGAQLGILRYDADGRDDVVTVATGALNRNLPEASGTVLADSVFQIGSISKVWTATAIMRLVEQGAFTLETPVHEILPGVRLVNDELTAGVTVRHLLTHTSGIDGDVFTDTGRGDDTLEKYTALLAETGQNHPLGATWSYCNSGFSLLGRLIEQATGKVWDEAMRELVFTPLGLTHTVTLPEEAILHSAAVGHVDVGEESVIAPVWALPRSLGPAGLITARAEDVLAFARLHLAGGVAADGTRLLSEATVDEMQAFQAEVPDKHVLGDSWGLGWIRFDWNGERLYGHDGNTIGQAAFLRIHAESGVAVTLLTNGGHTRDLYQDLYREIFAELSDVRMQDSVQPPAEPVDVDITPYLGTYERASVRAEVLIGEDGPLLRTTVLGPLAELEPDPVDEYPLTPFSDGVFALRAPGTQTWMTAFAADRRGVPALRGTGHAEGVVRDPEGVDRRMTPSSQLTADPLTETAILASIRRLIECESPSDDLAAVVRSADVVAEIGAELLGVAPERIVVDGTTHLRWRFGAATRVLLLAHHDTVWPFGTLERLPFGVVDGVLRGPGGFDMKTGLAMCLHAIAALDDRDGVTLLVTGDEETGSIRSRALIEETATGASAALVPEASADGGAWKAARKGVSMYDVEVHGKAAHAGLEPEKGVNATVALAHLVLTVAGLGDAEADTSATPTLAGSGSTSNTVPAEARLRIDVRAWSSAELERVDQALRAYVSPVPGARITVHGGINRPPLASEMSQGLVELARALGVRHGLGDVQAVAVGGGSDGNFTAGAGVPTLDGMGAVGGGAHAEDEHVIVAEIVPRTRLLADMAAEISRTDGPWLN; this is encoded by the coding sequence GTGACCCGCAGGATGAGTATCGACGATGCCCTCGCGCTGACCGTTCCGAGCCAGCCCACGCTGTCGCCGTCGGGCGACCGGGTGGTCTACGTGCTCGGCGGCACGGATGTCGCGGCCGACAAGAGCACCAGCGCGCTGTGGATCGCCGAAGACGGCGACACCCGCGCACTGACGCACGGCACCGCCGACTCGAGCCCGGTGTTCTCGCCGGACGGCACCCAGATCGCGTTCCTGCGCGACGGACAGCTCTGGACCCTTCCGCTCGCGGGCGGCGAGCCGCAGCAGCGCACCACCCTCCCGCTCGGCGCCGGTGCTCCGGTGTGGAGCCCCGACGGCGCGCAGATCGCGTTCACGGCAGCCGTCGTGCCGCCGTCGGCTCCCTCCGCTCCGACGGATGCCGAGGAGACCGAGGAGCAGCGCGCGAAGCGCGAGCAGGCGCCGATCGTCACCGCCGGCATCGACTACCTCGCCGACGGCGCCTGGTTCACCCGCGGCGTCAGCGCGCAGCTGCACGTCGTGAGCCTGGCGGACGGCCGGGTGCGCCGCCTCACCGACGGTGTCGCGGGTGTCGGCAGTCCCGCCTGGTCGCCGGACGGCACGACCCTCACCTACGTCGCGCGGCCCGAGGGCATCGACGACCTCGACTTCCGATCCGCTGTGCATGCGCTCGACCCGGCCGATCCCGCCGCCCGTCCGCGCGTGCTCGCCTTCGCCGAGGGCTATGCCGGCATCGTCTCGTTCGCCCCCGACGGCGAGTCCCTGCTGGTGGTCGGCTGGACCGGCGACCCCGACGCCCACACGGGGCTCTTCCGCGTCGACCTCGCCTCGGGCGAAGTGGCGGATCTCGCCGGCGCGCTCGACCGCAACGTGATGCCCGGAGCACCCGCCTATCCCGGAGCCCTGCCGCAGGTGACGGCATCCGGCGACGTGCTGTTCGCGATCCGCGACCGCGGCGCCACCCACCTCTACGCCGTGCCGCTCGACGGCGGCACGCCGCGCCACGTGCACGGCGGCACCGACGAGGTCGTCAGCGGTCTCTCGGTCGCCGGCGATGTCGCGGCCGTCGCGATGTCGACGCCGACGTCGTTCGGCGAGATCCTGCGCCTCGACCTCTCGGCCGGCGACGCCACCACGCTCACCGCGCACGGTGCGGCACCCGAGGGTGTCGAGCTCTTCGTGCGGGAGAGCCGCGAGTTCACGATCAGCGACGGCACCGTCGTGCAGGCCTGGATCGTGCGCGACCCGTCTGTCGACGGACCGACGCCGCTGCTGGTCGACATCCACGGTGGGCCGCACAACGCCTGGAACGGCGCGGTCGACGAGATGCACGTCTACCACCAGCAGCTGGCCGCCGACGGCTGGACGATCGTCATGATCAACCCGCGCGGCAGTGACGGCTACGGCGAGGAGTTCTGGAAGGGCGTCAACGGCGCCTGGGGCGTCGACGACGCGAAGGACTTCCTCGAGCCGGTCGACGAGCTGGTCGCCGAGGGAACGGCGGATGCCGCGCGCCTCGCGGTCGCCGGCTACAGCTACGGCGGCTACATGAGCGCCTACCTCACCGGGCACGACGACCGCTTCGCCGCGGCCGTCACCGGCGGGATCGTGGCCGACCTGTTCAGCATGGGCGGCTCCAGCGACGACGCGCACCTGCTCAGCCTGTTCGAGGTCGGCATCATGCCCTGGCAGTCCGAGGGGCGCGAGCGGCTGGCCGCCATGTCGCCGTACACGTACGTCGAGAACGTGAAGACCCCGACCCTCGTGCTGCACGGCGAGAAGGACCTGCGCTGCCCCGTGCACCAGGCGCAGCAGTGGCACTACGCCCTGCGCGAGCGCGAGGTCCCCACCGAGCTCGTGATCTACCCGGGTGGCAGTCACGTGTTCCCGCTGCTGGGCGCACCGAGCCACCGCGTCGACTACGCCCGCCGCATCGTCGAGTGGGTCGAGCGCTTCGCCGGCAGCACCCGGGGCGCCCGGCCGGCCGCGATCGACGCCGCGCACTGGCAGCACCGGCTCGACACGCTGGCGGCACTGCACGGGGTTCCGGGTGCGCAGCTCGGCATCCTCCGCTACGACGCCGACGGTCGCGACGACGTCGTGACGGTGGCGACCGGCGCCCTGAACCGCAACCTCCCGGAGGCCTCGGGCACGGTGCTGGCCGACTCGGTCTTCCAGATCGGCTCGATCTCGAAGGTCTGGACGGCGACCGCGATCATGCGGCTCGTCGAGCAGGGCGCCTTCACGCTCGAGACGCCGGTGCACGAGATCCTGCCCGGCGTGCGCCTCGTGAACGACGAGCTCACCGCCGGCGTCACCGTGCGGCACCTGCTCACGCACACCAGCGGCATCGACGGCGACGTGTTCACCGACACCGGCCGCGGCGACGACACCCTCGAGAAGTACACCGCGCTGCTCGCCGAGACCGGACAGAATCACCCGCTCGGGGCAACGTGGTCGTACTGCAACTCGGGCTTCTCGCTGCTCGGGCGCCTCATCGAGCAGGCCACCGGAAAGGTCTGGGACGAGGCGATGCGCGAGCTCGTGTTCACGCCCCTCGGCCTCACCCACACGGTCACCCTGCCCGAGGAGGCGATCCTGCACTCCGCGGCCGTCGGTCACGTCGACGTCGGCGAGGAGTCGGTCATCGCCCCGGTCTGGGCGCTGCCGCGCTCGTTGGGACCGGCCGGCCTCATCACCGCCCGCGCCGAGGACGTGCTCGCCTTCGCGCGACTGCACCTCGCGGGCGGCGTCGCCGCCGACGGCACCCGTCTGCTCAGCGAGGCCACCGTCGACGAGATGCAGGCCTTCCAGGCCGAGGTGCCCGACAAGCACGTGCTCGGCGACTCGTGGGGGCTGGGCTGGATCCGCTTCGACTGGAACGGCGAGCGGCTCTACGGTCACGACGGCAACACGATCGGTCAGGCGGCGTTCCTCCGGATCCACGCGGAGTCGGGCGTCGCGGTGACGCTGCTCACGAACGGCGGGCACACCCGCGACCTCTACCAGGACCTCTACCGCGAGATCTTCGCCGAGCTGTCGGACGTGCGGATGCAGGACTCGGTGCAGCCGCCGGCCGAGCCGGTCGACGTCGACATCACGCCCTACCTCGGCACGTACGAGCGGGCATCCGTCCGCGCGGAGGTGCTCATCGGCGAGGACGGACCGCTGCTCCGCACGACCGTGCTGGGCCCGCTCGCCGAACTCGAGCCCGACCCGGTCGACGAGTACCCGCTCACCCCGTTCAGCGACGGCGTCTTCGCGCTGCGCGCCCCCGGCACACAGACCTGGATGACGGCGTTCGCTGCCGACCGGCGAGGAGTACCTGCACTTCGGGGCACGGGCCACGCCGAAGGTGTCGTCCGAGACCCCGAAGGTGTCGACCGACGCATGACTCCCTCCTCGCAGCTCACCGCCGATCCGCTGACGGAGACGGCGATCCTCGCCAGCATCCGTCGGCTGATCGAGTGCGAGTCGCCGTCCGACGACCTCGCGGCCGTGGTGCGATCGGCAGACGTGGTCGCCGAGATCGGCGCCGAGCTGCTCGGGGTCGCTCCGGAGCGCATCGTCGTCGACGGGACCACGCACCTGCGGTGGCGCTTCGGCGCGGCCACGCGGGTGCTGCTGCTCGCCCATCACGACACGGTGTGGCCGTTCGGCACGCTCGAGCGGCTGCCGTTCGGGGTCGTCGACGGGGTGCTGCGCGGGCCCGGCGGCTTCGACATGAAGACGGGGCTCGCGATGTGCCTGCACGCGATCGCCGCGCTCGACGACCGCGACGGTGTGACGCTGCTCGTGACCGGCGACGAGGAGACCGGGTCGATCCGCTCGCGTGCTCTGATCGAGGAGACCGCGACCGGGGCATCCGCCGCGCTGGTGCCCGAGGCGTCGGCCGACGGCGGCGCGTGGAAGGCGGCCCGCAAGGGTGTGTCGATGTACGACGTCGAGGTGCACGGGAAGGCAGCGCACGCGGGCCTGGAGCCGGAGAAGGGCGTCAACGCCACGGTCGCGCTCGCGCACCTGGTGCTGACCGTGGCCGGGCTCGGCGACGCCGAGGCCGACACGAGTGCGACTCCCACGCTCGCCGGGTCAGGCTCGACCAGCAACACGGTCCCCGCCGAGGCCCGGCTGCGCATCGACGTGCGCGCCTGGTCGAGCGCCGAGCTCGAGCGCGTGGACCAGGCGCTCCGCGCGTATGTCTCACCCGTGCCCGGTGCGCGGATCACGGTGCACGGCGGCATCAACCGGCCGCCGCTCGCATCGGAGATGTCGCAAGGACTCGTCGAACTCGCCCGTGCGCTCGGCGTACGACACGGCCTGGGGGACGTGCAGGCGGTGGCCGTCGGCGGGGGCAGTGACGGCAACTTCACCGCAGGCGCGGGGGTGCCCACCCTCGACGGAATGGGGGCCGTCGGGGGCGGGGCGCACGCCGAAGACGAACACGTGATCGTGGCGGAGATCGTTCCGCGCACACGACTGCTGGCCGACATGGCGGCGGAGATATCGAGAACGGACGGGCCATGGCTCAATTGA
- a CDS encoding ABC transporter ATP-binding protein: MSELRFEEVSVRYGVGRGAMTAVDRVSLVVPDGGVTGVVGESGSGKSTLARAAVGLVPLHGGRILLDGAPIPRRGPRPLQMVFQDPYSSLDPRMPVGASIAEMMPSGMTRRARDAEAARLLELVHLDPAQAGSRPSRFSGGQRQRIAIARALAGRPRVLIADEITSALDVLIQGAILNLLRELQTELGFSMLFISHNLAVVRYVASQMAVMRDGRVVEQGPTGAVLEDPQDSYTRELLAAIPSPIQYTP; encoded by the coding sequence ATGAGTGAACTCCGCTTCGAGGAGGTCTCGGTGCGCTACGGCGTCGGACGAGGCGCCATGACGGCGGTCGACCGGGTGTCGCTCGTCGTGCCCGACGGCGGAGTCACCGGCGTGGTCGGAGAGTCCGGCTCGGGCAAGTCGACCCTCGCGCGGGCCGCCGTCGGTCTCGTGCCGCTGCACGGCGGGCGCATCCTGCTCGACGGGGCGCCCATCCCGCGTCGCGGTCCCCGCCCGCTGCAGATGGTGTTCCAGGACCCGTACTCGTCGCTCGACCCGCGGATGCCGGTGGGCGCGAGCATCGCCGAGATGATGCCGTCGGGCATGACCCGCCGTGCCCGCGATGCCGAGGCCGCACGGCTGCTGGAGCTCGTGCACCTGGATCCGGCGCAGGCGGGCTCGCGTCCGTCGCGCTTCTCGGGCGGCCAGCGCCAGCGGATCGCGATCGCCCGCGCGCTCGCCGGTCGGCCGCGGGTGCTGATCGCCGACGAGATCACCTCGGCGCTCGACGTGCTCATCCAGGGCGCGATCCTCAACCTGCTGCGCGAGCTGCAGACCGAGCTCGGCTTCTCGATGCTGTTCATCTCGCACAACCTCGCCGTGGTCCGCTACGTCGCCTCGCAGATGGCCGTGATGCGCGACGGCCGGGTCGTCGAGCAGGGGCCGACGGGCGCGGTGCTCGAGGACCCGCAGGATTCCTACACCCGAGAGCTGCTCGCGGCGATTCCGAGTCCGATCCAGTACACGCCCTGA
- the menC gene encoding o-succinylbenzoate synthase, with amino-acid sequence MKIDGIELRRVAMPLVSPFRTSFGTQTAKDILLVRAVVDGVEGWGECVTLPDPVYSPEYTDGAADMLRRFIVPALTGVELSGAHMIGELLKPFKGHRMAKAAIETAVLDAELRIEGRSFARELGAVHDTVPCGVSVGIMDEIPRLLDAVDGYLSEGYVRIKLKIEPGWDIDVVRAVRERFGDDVLLQVDANTAYTLRDAQHLARLDAFDLLLIEQPLEEEDILGHADLAKMLRTPICLDESITSAQTAAAAIRLGATSVINIKPGRVGGYLEARRIHDLAVAQGVPVWCGGMVESGLGRAANVALAALPGFVLPGDVSASDRFYRVDLTEPFVMHEGTLAVPQGPGLGVAPIPEILDELTTSTEWLPM; translated from the coding sequence GTGAAGATCGACGGGATCGAACTGCGACGGGTGGCGATGCCGCTGGTGTCGCCGTTCCGCACATCGTTCGGCACGCAGACCGCGAAGGACATCCTGCTGGTGCGGGCCGTGGTCGACGGGGTCGAGGGGTGGGGCGAGTGCGTGACGCTGCCGGACCCGGTCTACTCGCCCGAGTACACCGACGGCGCGGCCGACATGCTGCGCCGGTTCATCGTGCCCGCGTTGACCGGGGTCGAACTGTCGGGCGCGCACATGATCGGCGAGCTCTTGAAGCCCTTCAAGGGGCATCGGATGGCGAAGGCCGCGATCGAGACCGCGGTGCTCGACGCCGAGCTGCGCATCGAGGGGCGGTCGTTCGCGCGGGAGCTCGGCGCCGTGCACGACACCGTGCCGTGCGGGGTGTCGGTCGGCATCATGGACGAGATCCCGCGGCTGCTCGACGCCGTCGACGGCTACCTCTCCGAGGGCTACGTGCGCATCAAGCTCAAGATCGAGCCCGGCTGGGACATCGACGTCGTGCGCGCCGTACGCGAGCGCTTCGGCGACGACGTGCTGCTGCAGGTCGACGCGAACACCGCGTACACGCTGCGCGACGCCCAGCACCTCGCGCGCCTCGACGCGTTCGACCTGTTGCTGATCGAGCAGCCCTTGGAGGAGGAGGACATCCTCGGCCACGCCGACCTCGCCAAGATGCTGCGCACCCCGATCTGCCTCGACGAGTCGATCACCTCGGCGCAGACCGCCGCCGCGGCGATCCGCCTCGGCGCCACCAGCGTCATCAACATCAAGCCCGGCAGGGTCGGCGGATACCTCGAGGCGCGACGCATCCACGACCTCGCCGTCGCACAGGGCGTACCCGTCTGGTGCGGCGGGATGGTCGAGTCCGGCCTCGGTCGCGCGGCCAACGTCGCGCTCGCCGCTCTTCCCGGCTTCGTGCTTCCGGGAGACGTGTCGGCCAGCGACAGGTTCTACCGCGTCGACCTCACCGAGCCGTTCGTCATGCACGAGGGCACCCTGGCCGTGCCGCAGGGCCCGGGTCTCGGCGTCGCGCCGATCCCCGAGATCCTCGACGAGCTGACGACCTCGACCGAGTGGCTGCCGATGTGA
- a CDS encoding ABC transporter permease has protein sequence MTTLTTRIAEDDKRLSDHRWLRFAIRRAGRLLVSLWILITASFLMIHLVPGDPIRSALGPTAPAAVVEARRESLGLNNPIWQQYLDYIRGVFSGDLGISIGSQLPVADTIAQRLPATLLLAVLAFVVAVLIAIPVGMAVAVATQRGRARGLEVGFSSTSVVIGSIPDFLLAVALVAVFGVQLGWLPVAGREGPLSYILPVLALALGPAAILARILRIEVLSVLETDFVRTAQAKRLRTPRINLRHVLPNAVTATLTLGGLLLSGLVAGTVLVETVFAWPGLGSTIVSSIQSKDYPLVQGTVLVYGVGVLLVNTLVDAALAVLDPQSTAAAA, from the coding sequence ATGACGACGCTGACGACGCGGATCGCGGAGGACGACAAGCGCCTCAGCGACCACCGCTGGCTGCGCTTCGCGATCCGCCGTGCCGGACGCCTGCTGGTCTCGCTGTGGATCCTGATCACGGCATCCTTCCTGATGATCCACCTGGTGCCAGGGGATCCGATCCGCTCCGCCCTCGGCCCGACGGCTCCGGCCGCCGTGGTCGAGGCGCGGCGCGAGTCGCTCGGACTCAACAACCCGATCTGGCAGCAGTACCTCGACTACATCCGCGGCGTGTTCAGCGGCGATCTCGGGATCTCGATCGGATCGCAGCTGCCGGTCGCCGACACGATCGCCCAGCGCCTGCCGGCCACTCTGCTCCTCGCCGTCCTGGCCTTCGTGGTCGCCGTGCTCATCGCGATCCCGGTCGGCATGGCGGTGGCGGTCGCCACGCAGCGCGGCCGGGCACGGGGGCTCGAGGTCGGCTTCAGCTCGACCAGCGTCGTGATCGGCTCGATCCCGGACTTCCTGCTCGCCGTCGCACTCGTCGCGGTGTTCGGCGTGCAGCTCGGATGGCTGCCGGTCGCGGGGCGGGAGGGTCCGCTGTCGTACATCCTCCCGGTGCTCGCGCTGGCCCTCGGGCCGGCCGCGATCCTCGCCCGCATCCTCCGCATCGAGGTGCTCTCGGTGCTCGAGACCGACTTCGTCCGCACGGCTCAGGCCAAGCGGCTCCGCACGCCGAGGATCAACCTGCGCCATGTGCTGCCCAATGCCGTCACGGCGACTCTCACCCTCGGCGGCCTGCTGCTCAGCGGCCTCGTCGCCGGAACCGTGCTGGTCGAGACCGTGTTCGCGTGGCCGGGCCTCGGCAGCACGATCGTGAGCTCGATCCAGTCGAAGGACTATCCGCTCGTGCAGGGCACCGTGCTCGTCTACGGCGTCGGTGTGCTGCTCGTGAACACCCTGGTCGACGCGGCGCTCGCCGTGCTCGACCCCCAGTCGACGGCGGCCGCAGCATGA